A stretch of DNA from Anopheles nili chromosome 2, idAnoNiliSN_F5_01, whole genome shotgun sequence:
ATGCAGCATCCGACACAGCAACCGGTGAGGAATGATCTCTCGTCGTCTGCAAGTAACGCGCCATTTGTTAATGCCGAACACGTGTTGCCGACGTCGGGCACACTAACAACGACCAGCACTTTGACCGTTGGTCAACCGGCCCAACTTAAACGGGGTCGTGGCCGTCCGCCTCGTGAAGGCCAATGTCCCAATGAGGACCGGGAAGAATATCGCTTCCGCTGCCAGTTTTGCAGCGCTCGTTTCAAAGCAGCCATTAATCTCAAGCTCCATACCAACACGCACACGGGAGAGAAACCGTACCTATGCACGGTTTGTAGCAAATCGTTTGCCCATCCGAGTAATCTTAGCGTACATATGAAGCTCCATAGCAATCAAATAGGGGCAGCGAGTGATGGTGGACCCGTTGAGCGCAGAAAGCAAAACGCCTCAAGCAGTCACGCTTTGGAGAAAAAATACCAATGTCCCTACTGCCGTTCCTTGTTTGCGTTGGCATTCCAACTGAAAATtcacataaacacacatacCGGGCAAAAGCCGTACGTATGCAAGAACTGCGGAAAGGGTTTCGCTCAACCGAGTAACCTGCAGGTGCATAGTAAGAagcactgccggcgaaagcaATCCTTATTGACCCCAGAAATGGAAGTCAGAAATGTTACTGCCTCAACGACGAAAATAGAGCAAGAATCATTTTCGTATGGAAAGCCTAACTCGATCAAGGATGAGTACGCGCTTACTTCTCCAATCCCTCCACATGTTGATGTTCAAGAAGGGCAATCCCAAAGTCACCCAGCAATATCCGTTTCCCATGCGATGTTGGTTTAGAGAGAAtggactttttttgttgttatacGCAGTTTTGCTTTtaggaaataaattgaataccAAGGAGAATTATTGTTTGAACTAAGATTGTAGATTTAGTCGTGAAATCAGGAAAtaatggttctttttttaattcacgTTTCCTATaacaaatggaagaaaaaaagcacgcagtAGCAGTCTGGAATAAAAATTGAAGGTCATCACAAAATGTTGCACAAAACATACGA
This window harbors:
- the LOC128729631 gene encoding myoneurin-like, producing the protein METTIVKESLTLNNTCRLCLSTNGVAELLEYDQSDKILLQKIYECTSLQITPMDGVPLAICAVCKERLEEFYQFRWQCIRNNEVIQRIAAESTKSLSTADVQHLGGNDSIAVNPNDTVVQVSASMAPHYSAYAVHMCGSPSSIDHRPSMIQSSAHFVPNTNEVEMSQHPPGDVKYSRPTCANFVTSEITTFRRKRGRPPKQQYEVPMHAAPTDIQPPPMNGWTGEQSAPGREFSRLAHEPPNGTSDNQGDHDWFKIKLEHIDPQMQHPTQQPVRNDLSSSASNAPFVNAEHVLPTSGTLTTTSTLTVGQPAQLKRGRGRPPREGQCPNEDREEYRFRCQFCSARFKAAINLKLHTNTHTGEKPYLCTVCSKSFAHPSNLSVHMKLHSNQIGAASDGGPVERRKQNASSSHALEKKYQCPYCRSLFALAFQLKIHINTHTGQKPYVCKNCGKGFAQPSNLQVHSKKHCRRKQSLLTPEMEVRNVTASTTKIEQESFSYGKPNSIKDEYALTSPIPPHVDVQEGQSQSHPAISVSHAMLV